The window GATAGATATAAATTTTAGTCTTAACCAAGGAAGTAAAATCATGGGAACACTATGACACTTACCTAATTAAACCTTTTAGGAACCAGTACTACATCAAAGttgtaaagaaaataaatactcctaaataaaaggaaaatgatgaAGAGATCAAGTGCCCCCGGTGTTAGTTTAGAAAAAATTACTTAAGTACAACGAATAGCGCAGGGGAGTGTGCAAACTAGCTCACCAAGTCACTAAAATACCAGAACTATTCTAAATCGGAGTAGatttcaaaattctaacttttaGCTCATTCAAACtttaatatttcttttttctattGCAATTGTATCACATACGAAATGTAGCTTAATTTAATATTTGAAAGGTAGATGTCAATAAACATTTCACGCATTTATAGTAGTATAGACTTAACTGATTGTTAATTCAATAATTCTCAAGTTATTTATTACATTTATTTTCACATTCCTCCTAGTTATATTTGAAACTATGCTATCTGTCTCAACTGCATGTGATATTTAGAAGTCAAGAGACATCTGGTCATATTGGTTGCTGCTTTTATCCAAAGAAAGCAACTGCACTATACACAACAATCCTgaacaaaagatgaaagtagaaaTTGTGCACCAAACTACTCTATACAACAGGAACTCTTTAAGCAATTAACAGAATAACAAAGAACAGATATGCCATTGAAAAATGGACCAATAATACTCAAAGAGATGCTAGATTTGTGTGACTGTTTGCGATTCTTTAAATCACTCTACACCTCGAGTGGCAGTACCAAAGAGGCTCCAATCATGAACTTTGAAACTAGGGACTGCAAGTTTAAAAACCTCAGCCATCGGCATAATTCCAGATTGTGCAGCAGGTACAGCTACGCCAGCTCCGACTGTGCTAGCACTCTCACTCAAGGGGCTACAATCACAAAGGTAAACGATGAAAACGTTAAACAAAAAGCCTAATTGACTTCATAGCTTAAATAACCAGGTGTAAACCGAGTTAGCTCCCAACTTACTTTATTAATAAAGGCTCATATGCAGTCACGAGAATATCTGTCCCAACTTCCTTAAGGCGAAGGTTTGCCAGGTACACCTGAATGGGATGCGATCAGATCTCATATTGCAGTTAAAACTGCAACGGGGTAAGGGTAGGGGGTGGAAAAGGGAATTTACAAATTTACCTTAACCAAGTTCTGTGCCTCCCTACCTTGTCTTCCCTTAGAAACGGCCTATGAATTGAATAAGGTTGATCTCAATTAGATTGACAACATGAAATGATAAATTTGATCAACTAACGAAAGCAATTTATGAAATTTTACAACAAGCTGGCTAGCATTGTCCACGACTCTCATCCTAGTTGAAAATATGTGTTCTGGTAGATCTAACAATCTTTACATCTACTTTCATTTCTCTAGAAAAATTATTTCATGCAACAgtaaatgaagaagaaaaatacttTAGCTTTACTAAAATACTACCtcttaaaagtaaaagaaaagggaACTATCTGGCTGGAAACTAAATCCTCTTCTGGAAATATATGCATTTTACATTTTCATCACAAACATGACATGGGAGCACCATCCCTAAGTTCTTTCGCCAATAAATCAATTTCAAGTGTATTTGCCGAGGCACTTAACGCATGTAGTACATGTAAAAAAACGATTCGGTGAGCTGATAAAGGGACCGGGCTCCTCTACAAATTGTATTCAAAGCAAATACAAGTCATCAAGGCCTTACTAAAAAGAAATACAAGTCATCAAGGCCATGAGTTAtagttttcagaaaattataCACATGGATTTACCAACTTTGTGAAGATAACTACAAATTCTGAATACCGTCCCCGTACAGGAGCATAAACGACACAACTTACTGTAAAGAGAATGAAGGTTATTATGGTTTCTAGAAAGGCTAAATAATCATTAAATAAATGATGCTTCAGCCACATGGTATAAGAACTCATGGGAACTTACTTAATTGCGATGAGAGATTAGAACAGCTTTTGAAAAACCATGTCATACACATGAAGATCCATAAAATAAGATGCCAACTGAAGTTGAGATCATCAGTAAATGCTCAGTAATTCTAAAATAACACTAACATACCATTTGACCAACAGCAGTGGAGATGACAGCAGGCGTGTTTCTATAGCACAATCCAGTAGCCTCAAATACTGCGGACTGCTCGATGATCTGTAGATACAaacaaagaatcaacaagataatTGTAACCAAACAACTTATAAATGATTTGGCTTAACCAATTATTGAAGTGCAAGCTTTTAAGAAAATGCACACTTCAATTTCGCACATTTTCACGTAAAAAATTTCCCGTTTATATGATTGTAGTAGAAGACCAATTATTTGGCAAGGTACTATCGGATCTTGAAGAAAAACTCCCCAGAGAGTTATCAGtaaaatcataattatgttaACTCAAAAAAGGAGATAATACCAGAATAATAGACATTAAACAACTTGAAATCAGAAAATTCTTTTGAAAGAAATGGAAATGAAAATATAGAACTAAACAGCAATATATGGAGGAACTCTACTGATTTAGTGCAGCTTTTGGATGGTTAGTTCAATTTGGATCAATAAGTAAATCTCTGTGAAAGATGCATTCTTCATTTGGGATGTATGAAAGTGAGAAAGATGCAAGAGGTCTACAGACCAGCCTGCAGAGGTTCAAAGTATTCTTTTGATATAAGTTCAGACTGTGAAAAACATAGAGCACTTTAGGAGGAAGCAGGGCCCAACAAAAATATTGGTCCTTTCTTATCTCCACTTCCAAGATGTTCTTTCTTTATTTCCCTCGGAAGTAGTAGCCTTTTCTTAAGAGGTTTTCTTCCTGCTTTTGCTAGGACCAGTTAatggaaaaggaaaataaatttcaTTTCACTTTCCCTCTGTGCATCAGTGTGTTCGATGATTACCAAATGCCTGAGTAGTTTATGAGAATTCACACATTAAATTAGAGAAACACAAAGTAGTTGAAATTTGACGAAAGGACAAGAGTCACAATATGatagttcttttcttttttgataaggTCACAATATGATAGTTGTCGTACCAAACAACTCATCCAACTTAATGTCCACCTAACTCGATGAGTTTTGCAGTCCCTCCTACTTCAATTTTAAACTATTGGTTGAATCAATCAAACAACCATGCCTCAATCCAAATTATATTGGGTCGACTATATGAATTCTTTGTGTCCATTATATATGCTGattttaaattatttgagcaataacaacaaaaacaagaacaacaatCCAAACGAACAAATTAAAGAATGATAGTCATCAGAGTGTCGTCATGTCCCTACAATTAGTTCATATAAGCATATCTGATATTCACCACCTCGAAAAGCAGATAAAATTGGAATAAAGCAGAAATGAAGAGAAGAGAAAAAGTTGTCCGAAAGAAAGAGCTTACCGTAGTTCCCTCTGCATCTTGTTCATTTGCAAGATCTTGAAGAAACCAGGTGGCACTTCCACTGTCTGCTACATCCACCTTCAGATCCAGAAGCTCAATAATCAAACTCTCATCGCGCGCAGGGTCCACAAACACCTCCTGCAATTCAAATAAGCAAAGTAAAACAAATTTGAACATAAGATAAGAAGAAAAAACAATGAAACACTATGAAAAAAATCCAGTATTTCTTCCAAGCTTAACCTTTTAAAATCACATCGCAAGTATGCCTTTTCTTAATTCAATCAAAAGTAAACAAGAACAAAGACAACTAACCTCATATAAAACATTAGAAGAACAAACGAAAAAACAcaatgaaaaattaaaacaaatccAGAAATTTCATCCAAGATTaaaatttttcaataaaattgcaAATGGGGGTGTCTCTAATTCGACCAGATTAACCTTTTATAAATAGCactgcaattttttatttttttaatttaatcaaaagtgaacaagaacaaaggcaacCAATCTCATAAAATTTAAACAAACAcagaaaacacattaaacaaaCTACTAGAAACAAAGGAATAAacacacccaaaaaaaaaaaaatcagaaatttcatCCAAGATTAAAGTTTTACTCATAAAATTGCAAATAGGGTGTCTCTAATTTGACCAAAAgtgaagaagaaagaagggaaCAAACCTGATGATCAGGAACTTGACGCACATTACTGACATCCTGCAAAATCAGTGAAATTCAACAACATCCTCAATACTTTCACTTGATGCACACAATCAGATAAAATATCTAAAAACTTGCTTTTAAATCGCCTATATGAATCCTCTATGTCCATTCAGATTTATTCAGACACATTTCATTTAAGTAGGAGGCTATTTTTTACACCGCCATAACCTATCACACCGCCTTTCTTTATTCGGGTTTGCCCAATTCAAATCAGATAGAATGCAGAAATAAAGGCAATTGGCAAAAAGTAGTTTTAGAAAATCATAGTAATATGTAGAAACAAGTGGAGTAGTAGAAAATTGGAAAAGGAAAAACCTGGAAACGGAGAGGGAAAGTGCTAGAAATAGCGCCGCCAAAGAGAGCACGCTCAGTACAAGAATCTTCAGGCATGTTCAATAATCCTAAGATCTATGTATCACACTATGTGTACAGAACTAGAAAAATATGGGAAGACTTCAAAAAAAATATACTACTCTATTAGTATTATGAATTCAACGGCAGTGCTTGCTTTGAACGCCAAGTTCGATGAAAGTGACAAAAACATATTATCAGAGCCAGGTTTCGATCCTGGGACCTGTGGGTTATGGGCCCACCACGCTTCCGCTGCGCCACTCTGATCTTATTGATAGTTATTGATATACAGGACTATATATCTAATTAATGTTAATTTTCCGAACAATATGTATGAATTTTATTTTCattatcttctttcttttttcttccctAATGTAATCGAATTTTTATGAgacaaaaatatgattttaaaaaacaaaccaaaaTAATCCAGTTAGGTAGATATTTTTtgaaggaacaacaacaacaatcaatcaGTGTAATTCTACAAGTGGGATCACGCAGctttacccctaccctgaaaCGGCAGAGAGACTATTTTCGATAGATCATCGGCTAAGAAAAGATGGAAGAAGCActgtgtagacaataaatttgcgtctgagaaaataaaatcaagaccgaaaaatattgcaacaatcgtagtatttgattttaaataattttaatgtACAATCTCTATGGTTCCTCTAATTCTACTTTTTCAATATAAATTCAAAGTCCTTTGAGCTTGAGCTTGAACCTATATTTGTtgtcacgaacgatgatcttgaattcaactaacacgaactttgatttgaactcgtactccttgaatcttgatttgttcttcgttcttgggcTTGAACtcgattgcttgaagcttgaaacttgtggaggaatttgcagatCCACGAGCTCTTTATTGGTTCTTATTATAACTTCTCGTcccttttctgggttatgaagaccctaTTTATaattgtgggagggaagagttataaTAAGAACAAACtatttccgaccaatcaaattgaagtatgACAAGGTCGCATTTGATTGGCCCGAACATGTCCCGTGGCgcggtttcattggccttttaatttgatttggcatgccttgtcattttgacacgtgacaTGATCCTATTGTCTTTTCCGTTTGACTTGTCGTGCCACGTCATTTAGtatgtggcaccaaactgggcctctaggaagatgatatcTTGGGCCTAATGAGGTGAGCTCATCATTTGTAGCCCAATAACATTggatttatataattaatccaattatattagcccaaaatatttatttggactagtatatttaaaatataattcaagttatttataaaatttaaatccaataaattttatatgcctataaatgcccctacttcaagacttgtTAAGGTATAGACTTATCGTAACCGAAAACGGGTCA is drawn from Nicotiana tabacum cultivar K326 chromosome 9, ASM71507v2, whole genome shotgun sequence and contains these coding sequences:
- the LOC107780806 gene encoding uncharacterized protein LOC107780806, encoding MPEDSCTERALFGGAISSTFPLRFQDVSNVRQVPDHQEVFVDPARDESLIIELLDLKVDVADSGSATWFLQDLANEQDAEGTTIIEQSAVFEATGLCYRNTPAVISTAVGQMAVSKGRQGREAQNLVKVYLANLRLKEVGTDILVTAYEPLLINPLSESASTVGAGVAVPAAQSGIMPMAEVFKLAVPSFKVHDWSLFGTATRGVE